The Thermodesulfobacterium sp. TA1 sequence GAGGGGTTGAGGTTTGCGATTAGAGAAGGTGGAAGGACTGTTGGTGCTGGTGTAGTAACTAAAATAATAGAATAAGGGAGTGTGAGGTTTAGAAGATGATACCCACACAGAAGATAAGAATAAAATTAAAAAGTTTTGATTACAGAGTTTTAGACAGGTCTGTGGCTAACATAGTTTCTACAGCTAAAGAAACTGGGGCTAAGGTGGTAGGTCCTATACCTTTGCCTACTAAGATAAGCAGATGGACTGTGTTAAGGTCTCCACACATCGATAAAAATTCAAGAGAACAGTTTGAGATGAGGGTTCATAAAAGGCTGATAGAGATTTTGGAACCTACACAGCAAACCATCGATGCTCTTATGCAGTTAGAGTTGCCTGCTGGTGTGGAAGTTGAAATAAAGGTGTAAGAGGAGTGTTAGCCATGAAGGTTGAGGGTTTGATAGGTAAAAAATTAGGAATGACTAGAATTTTTGATGCCGATGGTAATGTAGTACCTGTAACGGTATTACAGGTGGGGCCTTGTGCGGTAGTTCAGGTTAAAACAGTAGATAAAGACGGTTATAATGCCGTTCAATTAGGTTTTGACCCTAAAAAATTAAACAAATGTACTTTTCCGATGATAGGGCATTTTTTAAAAGCAGGGTTAGATACAGGCTTTTATTTTTTAAAAGAATTTAAGGTTGAAAACCCTCAAGATTTTGCTCCTGGACAGGTATTAACCTTGGCTGATTTAGGTTTAGAAAAGGGTATAAAGGTAGATGTAGTTGGTATTACTAAGGGAAGAGGTTTTACCGGAACGATTAAGAGGTGGAATTTTCAGCGTCAACCTATGAGTCATGGTGCTAAGAAGGTCCACCGTAAGAGAGGTTCAAGTGGTGCTAATACGTTTCCAGGAAGGATAATTAAAGGTCTAAAAATGGCAGGTCATTATGGAACTGAGAGAGTCACGATAAAAAACCTTACAGTAGTGGATATGGACCCAGTAAAAAACCTTCTTTTGGTAAAAGGAGCTGTCCCTGGATGGA is a genomic window containing:
- the rplC gene encoding 50S ribosomal protein L3, with the protein product MKVEGLIGKKLGMTRIFDADGNVVPVTVLQVGPCAVVQVKTVDKDGYNAVQLGFDPKKLNKCTFPMIGHFLKAGLDTGFYFLKEFKVENPQDFAPGQVLTLADLGLEKGIKVDVVGITKGRGFTGTIKRWNFQRQPMSHGAKKVHRKRGSSGANTFPGRIIKGLKMAGHYGTERVTIKNLTVVDMDPVKNLLLVKGAVPGWNNGYVMVYFK
- the rpsJ gene encoding 30S ribosomal protein S10; amino-acid sequence: MPTQKIRIKLKSFDYRVLDRSVANIVSTAKETGAKVVGPIPLPTKISRWTVLRSPHIDKNSREQFEMRVHKRLIEILEPTQQTIDALMQLELPAGVEVEIKV